The following coding sequences lie in one Syngnathus scovelli strain Florida chromosome 1, RoL_Ssco_1.2, whole genome shotgun sequence genomic window:
- the LOC125987357 gene encoding protocadherin alpha-8-like, whose amino-acid sequence MHWTRPVLFSLLLCYGERVSAQLKYSTPEELKVGSVVGNVAKDLGLDVGTLTSRRFRIVSGAQDALFEVNPNNGLLLVHKRLDREQLCDRNAVCVMDLKIVVENPLEIHYVSVEVTDANDHAPSFAEKEKIIEIAENTLSGARFQLPGARDPDVGIHSIQRYKLSQNNHFQLEIRDRGEDKIPFLVLQTQLDREHKVNHSLVLSAIDGGTPSKSAHLNLTIHVLDINDNRPIFLKEVYSVELQESAALGTTVIKVQATDLDEGANGEVEYEFGEDMSTEMRRLFSLDKKSGEIRVDGQIDFETNNVFKLDVQASDKGQPPMTTDCRVIIKIQDVNDNKPEIEVTSITSMVPEDAKHGTVIALISITDNDFGPNGKVICSLTENVPLELKPSFKENMYSLVTKDSLDRETKSKYDISITATDCGEPPLSSLKTVSIQVKDVNDNIPEFPQNPLELYLTENNEPGASVFSVSAFDKDLDENAAVSYHMVRQGGHTDITSFLSINSENGQISALKSFDFETLKSFQFQVGVTDGGSPPLSSNVTIKVFILDQNDNTPVILYPVSSNGSAQGVEEIPRNIKAGDLVTKVRAYDADIGYNGWLLFSLQRVSDHSLFSLDRYTGQIRTLRSLTETDEAEHCLLILVKDNGNVSLSATATLTVKLVEPKEAFAASDVKSAATVDEEDNVTFYLMITLGSVSLLFVISIVVLIAMQCSKSTEYTSKYVQETNYDGTLCHSIQYRSGDKRYMLVGPRMSIGSTIVPGSHANTLVLPDRRHTSGEVRQQTNFFLSTFVFYFILCTF is encoded by the coding sequence ATGCATTGGACGCGCCCTGTGCTTTTTTCCCTGCTGCTTTGTTACGGGGAGCGGGTTTCAGCCCAGCTAAAATACTCCACTCCAGAAGAGCTTAAGGTGGGCTCTGTTGTTGGGAATGTTGCAAAAGATTTAGGCCTCGATGTCGGCACTTTGACGAGCAGGCGGTTTCGCATTGTGTCCGGTGCACAGGACGCGCTGTTTGAGGTAAACCCGAACAATGGGCTTCTTTTGGTGCATAAACGCCTCGATCGTGAGCAGCTGTGCGACAGGAACGCTGTCTGTGTGATGGATCTCAAAATTGTGGTTGAGAACCCACTGGAGATCCACTATGTCTCCGTGGAAGTGACCGATGCCAACGACCACGCACCAAGCTTTGCAGAAAAGGAGAAAATCATAGAAATTGCCGAAAATACTTTATCTGGTGCACGGTTCCAATTACCAGGCGCAAGAGACCCAGATGTTGGAATTCATTCTATCCAACGATATAAACTAAGTCAGAATAACCATTTTCAACTTGAAATTCGGGATAGGGGGGAAGATAAAATCCCCTTTTTAGTGTTACAAACGCAGCTAGACAGGGAACATAAAGTTAACCATAGCCTAGTTTTGTCTGCTATCGATGGAGGGACACCATCAAAATCTGCACACCTTAATTTGACTATACATGTTCTTGATATCAATGATAATCGACCTATTTTCTTGAAAGAGGTTTATTCTGTTGAATTGCAAGAAAGTGCTGCATTAGGTACCACTGTAATAAAAGTGCAAGCCACTGACCTGGATGAGGGCGCAAATGGggaggtggaatatgaattTGGGGAGGACATGAGTACAGAAATGAGGCGTCTTTTCAGTCTAGATAAAAAGTCGGGTGAAATTCGAGTTGATGGGCAAATTGACTTTGAGACAAACAATGTTTTCAAGCTGGATGTGCAGGCCTCTGACAAAGGTCAGCCTCCCATGACAACAGATTGCAGAGTCATCATAAAGATTCAAGATGTCAACGATAATAAACCTGAGATCGAAGTGACATCAATTACTAGCATGGTCCCTGAGGATGCAAAACATGGGACTGTGATTGCGCTCATCAGTATCACTGATAATGATTTCGGCCCAAATGGTAAAGTTATCTGCAGTCTGACAGAAAATGTCCCGCTTGAATTAAAGCCTTCATTCAAGGAAAATATGTATTCCTTAGTAACAAAAGACAGTTTAGACAGAGAAACAAAATCGAAGTATGACATTTCAATCACAGCCACGGACTGTGGTGAACCCCCCCTTTCGTCACTCAAAACTGTAAGCATCCAAGTCAAAGATGTAAATGATAACATCCCAGAATTCCCACAAAATCCTTTGGAGTTATATCTGACGGAAAACAACGAACCGGGTGCTTCTGTCTTTTCAGTCAGTGCCTTTGATAAAGACTTAGACGAAAATGCTGCGGTGTCTTATCATATGGTAAGACAGGGTGGCCATACTGACATCACATCTTTTCTAAGCATTAactctgaaaatggacaaatttCAGCTTTGAAAAGTTTTGACTTTGAAACGCTGAAAAGTTTCCAGTTCCAAGTGGGGGTCACCGATGGTGGGAGTCCTCCCCTGAGCAGCAACGTGACAATCAAGGTGTTCATTCTGGATCAGAATGACAACACTCCAGTCATCCTGTATCCGGTTAGCTCCAACGGTTCCGCCCAAGGTGTGGAGGAGATTCCCCGCAACATCAAAGCAGGAGACTTGGTGACCAAAGTTCGAGCCTACGACGCCGACATCGGCTATAACGGCTGGCTGCTCTTTTCGCTGCAGCGAGTCAGCGACCACAGTCTGTTTTCTTTGGATCGTTATACGGGCCAGATCAGAACACTTCGCTCCTTGACGGAGACCGATGAGGCCGAGCATTGCCTGCTCATCCTGGTCAAAGACAACGGCAACGTGTCGCTCTCTGCGACGGCTACTCTTACCGTCAAACTAGTGGAGCCCAAAGAGGCTTTTGCGGCTTCTGACGTGAAAAGTGCAGCCACGGTGGACGAGGAGGACAATGTGACTTTTTACCTGATGATCACTTTGGGCTCGGTGTCGCTcctttttgtcatcagcatCGTGGTGCTGATCGCCATGCAGTGCTCCAAATCCACCGAGTACACTTCCAAATATGTGCAAGAAACCAATTATGATGGCACGCTGTGTCACAGTATCCAGTATAGATCAGGAGACAAACGCTACATGTTAGTTGGACCCAGAATGAGTATCGGCTCCACCATCGTCCCGGGCAGCCACGCCAACACGCTGGTGCTCCCTGACAGGAGACACACTTCTGGCGAGGTaagacaacaaacaaatttctttctttctacttttgttttttattttattttatgtacttTCTGA
- the LOC125990440 gene encoding protocadherin alpha-8-like, whose product MGAVGQRRGLFLCIALVCLEQVAAQIKYSIAEEVKVGTVVGNVAKDLGLDISTLVERRFRIVSGTEGAQFEVNVNNGILFVSKTINREDLCEGVSPCLVNLKLVAENPMEIHHVIIEILDINDNSPTFQEEEKILEISESTLPGKRFQLPSAYDPDVAINTVRAYKLNLNEYFNIQIRERGDDKIPFLVLQKSLDREKDSEHRLFLTAVDSGNPPRSGNLNVTVVVLDSNDNHPIFKQEVHSVTLSENVKMGTSVIKVEATDLDEGLNGEVEYNFGAELESKIYQTFSLDKNTGEISVKGQIDFEKVDVYKLDVHATDKGQPPMSTDCRVIIKIVDENDNQPEIDVTSLSKMVAEDSKPGTVISLISIADKDVGLNGKVTCSLSKNVPFELKPSFQDNMYSLVLKDRLDRELVADYDITITATDCGQPPLSTFKILHVDVSDVNDNVPTFLHSPVQLYLLENNVPGKSIFSVTAFDKDLNENAALTYHINRGEGSQVKMSTFLNINPENGEISALKSFDFETLKSFQFQVVATDGGSPPLRSNVTVKVFILDQNDNAPVILYPVSSNGSAQGVEEIPRNIKAGDLVTKVRAYDADIGYNGWLLFSLQRVSDHSLFSLDRYTGQIRTLRSLTETDEAEHRLLILVKDNGNVSLSATATVTVKLVEPKEAFAASDVKSVATVDEEDNVTFYLMITLGSVSLLFVISIIVLIAMQCSKSSEYTSKYLQETNYDGTLCHSIQYRSGDKRYMLVGPRMSIGSTIVPGSHANTLVLPDRRHTSGEVRKTISFLIP is encoded by the coding sequence ATGGGAGCAGTAGGACAAAGGCGAGGTCTCTTTCTCTGCATTGCATTGGTTTGTCTGGAGCAGGTTGCAGCACAAATCAAATATTCCATCGCCGAGGAAGTCAAAGTGGGAACGGTGGTGGGAAATGTCGCCAAGGATCTGGGATTGGACATCAGCACTTTGGTGGAGAGACGTTTTCGCATTGTTTCAGGCACGGAGGGGGCTCAGTTTGAGGTAAATGTGAACAATGGCATCCTCTTTGTGAGTAAAACCATCAACAGAGAGGACCTATGTGAGGGCGTCTCACCGTGCTTAGTTAATCTGAAATTAGTCGCTGAGAACCCCATGGAAATACATCACGTCATCATAGAAATTTTAGATATTAATGACAATTCACCCACTTTTCAAGAGGAGGAGAAAATTTTAGAAATCTCAGAGTCCACACTTCCTGGAAAACGCTTCCAATTACCAAGTGCATATGATCCAGATGTTGCCATTAATACAGTCCGTGCATACAAATTAAATCTGAATGAATATTTCAATATTCAAATTAGAGAGAGAGGAGATGATAAAATTCCCTTCTTAGTATTACAAAAGTCTCTGGACAGAGAAAAGGACAGTGAGCACAGACTTTTTCTTACTGCAGTTGACAGTGGAAATCCACCAAGATCTGGAAATCTTAATGTCACAGTTGTAGTGCTTGACTCAAATGATAACCACCCAATATTTAAGCAAGAAGTACATTCCGTGACTTTATCTGAAAATGTGAAAATGGGTACAAGTGTTATCAAGGTGGAAGCAACTGACCTGGATGAAGGATTAAATGGAGAAGTTGAATATAATTTTGGTGCGGAACTCGAATCTAAAATATATCAAACATTTAGTTTGGATAAAAACACAGGTGAAATAAGTGTGAAAGGCCAAATTGATTTTGAGAAGGTAGATGTTTACAAATTAGATGTCCATGCCACAGACAAAGGACAACCTCCAATGAGCACCGACTGCCGAGTGATAATTAAAATAGTGGACGAAAACGACAACCAACCCGAAATAGACGTGACATCTCTGTCAAAAATGGTAGCAGAGGATTCAAAACCTGGGACTGTCATTTCTCTCATTAGCATCGCTGACAAAGACGTTGGACTGAATGGAAAAGTCACATGTAGTCTCTCAAAAAACGTCCCATTTGAATTAAAACCGTCATTTCAAGACAACATGTATTCGCTGGTTCTGAAAGACAGACTGGATCGCGAATTGGTGGCGGATTATGACATCACAATCACAGCTACAGACTGTGGTCAGCCTCCTCTGTCCACTTTTAAAATTCTGCATGTCGACGTGTCAGACGTTAATGATAATGTTCCGACATTCTTGCACAGTCCAGTCCAACTTTATTTGCTTGAAAACAACGTGCCAGGGAAATCCATTTTTTCTGTCACTGCATTTGATAAAGACTTGAATGAAAATGCGGCGCTGACTTATCACATTAACAGAGGAGAAGGAAGCCAAGttaaaatgtcaacatttttaAACATCAACCCTGAGAATGGCGAAATATCAGCTCTAAAAAGTTTTGACTTTGAGACGCTGAAAAGTTTCCAGTTCCAAGTGGTGGCAACGGATGGTGGGAGCCCTCCACTGAGAAGCAACGTGACAGTGAAGGTGTTCATTCTGGATCAGAACGACAACGCTCCAGTCATCCTGTATCCAGTCAGCTCCAATGGTTCTGCCCAAGGTGTAGAGGAGATTCCCCGCAACATCAAAGCGGGAGACTTGGTGACCAAAGTTCGAGCCTACGACGCCGACATCGGCTATAATGGCTGGTTGCTCTTTTCGCTGCAGCGAGTCAGCGACCACAGTCTGTTTTCTTTGGACCGCTACACGGGCCAGATCAGAACACTTCGCTCCTTGACGGAGACGGACGAGGCAGAGCATCGCCTGCTCATCCTGGTCAAAGACAACGGCAACGTGTCGCTCTCGGCGACGGCTACCGTGACCGTCAAACTCGTGGAGCCCAAAGAGGCTTTTGCAGCTTCCGACGTGAAAAGTGTGGCCACGGTGGACGAGGAGGACAATGTGACTTTTTACCTGATGATCACTTTGGGCTCAGTGTCGCTcctttttgtcatcagcatCATCGTGCTGATCGCCATGCAGTGCTCCAAATCCAGCGAGTACACTTCCAAATATCTGCAAGAAACCAATTATGATGGCACGCTGTGTCACAGCATTCAGTACAGATCGGGAGACAAACGCTACATGTTAGTTGGACCCCGAATGAGTATCGGCTCCACCATAGTACCGGGCAGCCATGCCAACACGCTGGTGCTCCCTGACAGGAGACACACTTCTGGCGAGGTAAGAAAGACCATTTCCTTTTTAATACCCTAG
- the LOC137839564 gene encoding protocadherin alpha-3-like, whose product MKGKRGCKTRSFLFVFFLHSALLLFFGERALGELRYSIPEEMATGTVVGNVAKDLGLDRSSLSDRRFRVVSGATDAYFEVNADNGDLQVRRKIDREELCQGSGACSIELKVLVENPLEVHYVVVEITDVNDNSPTFSQKKQIFEIAEHSSPGTRFQLHAARDPDAGMNSVRAYTLTSNEYFELDIVQSDDEKIPFLVLKRSLDREQKNKHFLFVAAVDGGKPTKSGTLNVSIIVVDINDNRPMFSQDTYNVEIYENVSSGTIVARVNATDPDEGTNGEIEYSLSKTLASKMSDIFEMDHLSGQIKLKGPLNYEESEIYKIEIEASDKGTPPLTSRCRVVVKIKDVNDNPPIIEVTSFSNKVSEDSKPGTVISLISVMDKDSGVNGKIILHITDNVPFELKPSYKENTYSVVTKGLLDREEVSHYEITIKATDCGDPPLSSSRTFDIELSDMNDNSPRFEQSLLNFYLIENNIAGASVFSLTATDNDVDENAVIQYKIARAQKDKPVSSFMNINSENGDVTALKSFDFETLKSFQFQVVATDGGSPPLSSNVTVKVFILDQNDNAPVILYPVSSNGSAQGVEEIPRNIKAGDLVTKVRAYDADIGYNGWLLFSLQRVSDHSLFSLDRYTGQIRTLRSLTETDEAEHRLLVLVKDNGNVSLSATATVTVKLVEPKEAFAASDVKSAATVDEEENVTFYLMITLGSVSLLFLISIIVLIAMQCSKSTEYTSKYLQETNYDGTLCHSIQYRSGDKRYMLVGPRMSIGSTIVPGSHANTLVLPDRRHTSGEVR is encoded by the coding sequence ATGAAAGGAAAACGAGGATGTAAAACGAGGagctttttatttgtattttttctacATTCGGCTCTGCTGCTGTTTTTCGGGGAGCGGGCTTTGGGAGAGCTACGCTACTCTATTCCAGAGGAAATGGCGACTGGAACTGTTGTGGGCAATGTTGCAAAAGATCTCGGATTGGACAGAAGCTCACTGAGTGACAGGCGTTTCAGGGTGGTGTCAGGAGCCACGGACGCATATTTTGAGGTAAACGCAGACAATGGTGACCTGCAGGTCCGACGCAAAATTGACCGGGAGGAGCTTTGTCAGGGGAGCGGCGCCTGCTCAATTGAACTCAAGGTCCTGGTTGAGAATCCTCTCGAGGTGCATTATGTAGTGGTAGAAATAACCGATGTAAATGATAACAGTCCTACTTTTTCTCAAAAGAAACAGATTTTTGAAATAGCTGAACATTCGTCTCCAGGAACACGATTCCAGCTGCATGCAGCCCGAGATCCAGATGCTGGAATGAACTCTGTGCGCGCATACACGCTAACGTCTAATGAATACTTTGAACTGGATATTGTTCAGAGTGACGATGAAAAAATACCGTTTTTAGTCCTGAAACGGTCATTAGACAGAGAACAGAAAAATAAGCACTTCCTATTTGTTGCTGCAGTGGATGGGGGCAAACCTACAAAGTCTGGCACACTCAATGTTTCCATTATTGTGGTTGATATTAATGATAATCGACCCATGTTTAGTCAAGACACGTACAATGTTGAAATATATGAAAACGTGTCAAGTGGTACAATTGTTGCACGAGTCAATGCAACAGACCCAGATGAAGGTACAAATGGTGAAATAGAATACAGCCTCAGCAAGACTTTGGCAAGCAAAATGTCTGATATTTTTGAAATGGATCATTTGAGTGGCCAAATTAAGTTGAAAGGCCCTCTGAACTACGAGGAATCAGAGATTTATAAAATAGAAATTGAGGCCTCTGACAAAGGAACACCTCCACTGACAAGCAGGTGTCGTGTGgttgtaaaaataaaagatgTCAATGATAATCCCCCTATAATAGAAGTGACATCATTCTCAAATAAAGTGTCAGAGGATTCAAAGCCTGGTACAGTTATTTCCCTCATTAGTGTTATGGATAAAGACTCTGGTGTGAATGGCAAAATCATTTTGCACATCACCGACAATGTACCGTTTGAATTGAAACCTTCCTATAAGGAAAACACCTATTCAGTTGTTACTAAGGGATTGTTGGATCGTGAGGAGGTTTCTCATTATGAAATAACAATTAAAGCTACAGATTGTGGAGATCCCCCTCTGTCTAGTTCTAGAACATTTGACATAGAGTTATCTGATATGAATGACAACAGTCCACGTTTTGAACAAAGCCTGTTAAATTTTTACCTGATAGAAAACAACATTGCCGGAGCATCAGTATTCTCCTTAACGGCAACTGATAATGATGTGGATGAAAATGCAGTTATTCAATACAAAATAGCTCGAGCCCAGAAGGATAAGCCAGTATCATCTTTTATGAATATAAATTCTGAAAATGGAGATGTCACAGCTTTGAAAAGTTTTGACTTTGAGACACTGAAAAGTTTCCAGTTCCAAGTGGTGGCCACCGATGGTGGAAGTCCTCCCCTAAGCAGTAACGTGACAGTCAAGGTGTTCATTCTGGATCAGAACGACAACGCTCCAGTCATCCTGTATCCGGTCAGCTCCAACGGTTCTGCCCAAGGTGTGGAGGAGATTCCCCGCAACATCAAAGCGGGAGACTTGGTGACCAAAGTCCGAGCCTACGACGCTGACATCGGCTATAACGGGTGGTTGCTCTTTTCGCTGCAGCGAGTCAGCGACCACAGTCTGTTTTCTTTGGACCGCTACACGGGCCAGATCAGAACACTTCGCTCCTTGACGGAGACGGACGAGGCCGAGCATCGCCTGCTCGTCCTGGTCAAAGACAACGGCAACGTGTCACTCTCTGCGACAGCTACCGTAACTGTCAAACTCGTGGAGCCCAAAGAGGCTTTTGCCGCTTCCGACGTGAAGAGTGCGGCCACGGTGGACGAGGAGGAGAATGTGACTTTTTACCTGATGATCACTTTGGGGTCGGTGTCGCTCCTTTTCCTCATCAGCATCATCGTGCTGATCGCAATGCAGTGCTCCAAATCCACAGAGTACACTTCCAAATATCTGCAAGAAACCAATTATGATGGCACACTGTGTCACAGCATCCAGTACAGATCGGGAGACAAACGCTACATGTTAGTTGGACCTCGAATGAGTATCGGCTCCACCATAGTACCAGGGAGCCACGCCAACACGCTGGTGCTCCCTGACAGGAGACACACTTCTGGCGAGGTAAGATAG